A window of Citrus sinensis cultivar Valencia sweet orange chromosome 7, DVS_A1.0, whole genome shotgun sequence contains these coding sequences:
- the LOC102610941 gene encoding probable disease resistance protein At5g66900 translates to MAVAFVGGALLGAVFGELLRAVSEAKDKAVMFKDLLEQLESTLQNSTPMIKEIEKLNQVLDLPKHETDTLIEMMRRGEHLVHKCSRVKWNCFKRYDYAKKIIKLDRSIDTFFRTYIPLQQTRDNRVIMVDLKEVHMMVKRLSGNDRTSWMFNQVGVAGACSAPDPPPVTPGLDVPLKELKLELFKDGRQVIVVSAPGGYGKTTLVKKLCKDDQVLGKFKDNIFFVTVSQTPNVKGIVQKVFQHKGYAVPEFQTDEDAINDLERLLKPIRPEAILLVLDDVWSGSESLLQKFKFQLPYYKILVTSRSVFPQFGSGYDLKPLNDEAARTLFRYSANLQDGNSYIPDENLVNKILRACKGCPLALTVVGGSLCGKHPAIWQKRVKEWTQDVSVFHSNKEILSCLERSLDALNNEVKECYMDLCSFPEDQRIPITALVDMWMELYELVDELFAIANLHELSNLNLANCVATRKYASDDSCYNDHFVMQHDLLRELAIYQSTLEPIKQRKRLIIDTSGNNFPEWWMDQKQHPLNASLLSISTDENFSSNWYDMEAPEVKVVALNIRAKKYTLPNFLEKMDKLKVMIVTNYGFFPAELSNIRVFGALSNLKRIRLEHVSLPSMTTVRMKHLQKVSLVMCNVGQVVGNSTFHFSDAFPNLLEIDIDYCNDLMELPDGLCDIVSIKKLRITNCHKLSILPEGIGKLVNLQMLTLASCTDLSALPDTIGNLSNLNFLDISECLNIQELPEQIGELCSLKTLCLKGCSIFEPPSSILNLENLEVVKCDEETAYQWEYFQLGQAKFRIEVIQEDINLYWLHNPHL, encoded by the exons ATGGCAGTTGCATTTGTTGGAGGAGCTCTTCTAGGAGCAGTTTTTGGAGAGCTATTGAGAGCAGTTTCAGAGGCAAAAGACAAAGCAGTCATGTTTAAGGACCTGTTGGAGCAACTAGAATCCACTTTACAAAATTCAACTCCGATGATCAAAGAAATAGAGAAGCTGAACCAAGTATTAGATCTGCCAAAGCACGAAACAGATACTTTGATTGAGATGATGAGGCGAGGCGAGCACCTTGTGCATAAATGCTCAAGAGTGAAGTGGAATTGCTTCAAAAGATATGATTATGCTAAAAAGATCATCAAGTTGGATAGATCGATCGATACCTTCTTTCGGACGTATATTCCATTACAACAGACAAGAGACAACAGAGTGATTATGGTGGACTTAAAAGAAGTGCACATGATGGTGAAGAGATTAAGTGGAAATGATAGGACTAGTTGGATGTTCAATCAGGTTGGAGTTGCTGGAGCCTGCTCGGCGCCTGATCCTCCGCCGGTCACTCCCGGTTTGGATGTTCCATTGAAGGAGTTAAAGCTGGAGTTGTTCAAGGATGGAAGGCAAGTCATTGTGGTCTCAGCTCCTGGAGGATATGGCAAGACTACTTTGGTTAAAAAACTTTGCAAAGATGATCAAGTTTTAG GAAAATTCAAGgacaacattttctttgttacTGTTTCTCAAACGCCCAATGTGAAGGGCATTGTACAAAAAGTATTCCAGCATAAGGGTTATGCTGTGCCTGAGTTTCAAACAGATGAAGATGCAATCAATGACTTGGAACGGTTATTGAAGCCAATAAGACCAGAGGCTATACTGTTGGTCCTCGATGATGTCTGGTCCGGGTCAGAATCCCTGCTGCAGAAGTTCAAGTTCCAATTACCCTACTACAAGATCTTGGTGACCTCACGGTCTGTATTCCCACAATTTGGTTCTGGGTATGATTTGAAACCATTGAATGATGAAGCTGCAAGGACTCTTTTTCGTTATTCAGCAAACCTACAAGATGGAAACTCATACATTCCAGACGAAAATCTTGTCAATAAG ATTTTGAGAGCCTGTAAGGGATGCCCGTTGGCCCTTACAGTGGTCGGTGGATCACTGTGTGGGAAGCATCCAGCAATCTGGCAAAAAAGAGTGAAGGAATGGACTCAAGATGTATCTGTTTTCCATTCCAACAAAGAAATACTTTCTTGTCTTGAAAGGAGCTTGGATGCCTTAAATAATGAGGTCAAGGAATGTTATATGGACCTATGTTCCTTTCCTGAGGACCAAAGGATTCCTATCACTGCGCTTGTTGACATGTGGATGGAATTGTATGAACTGGTTGATGAACTATTTGCCATTGCCAACCTCCATGAGCTGTCCAACCTAAATCTGGCTAATTGCGTGGCCACAAG GAAATATGCAAGCGACGACAGCTGCTACAATGATCACTTTGTAATGCAACATGATCTTCTCAGAGAGTTGGCTATCTATCAGAGCACATTAGAGCCCATAAAACAGAGGAAACGACTAATTATAGACACGAGTGGAAACAATTTTCCCGAATGGTGGATGGATCAAAAGCAGCACCCCCTTAATGCCAGCCTATTGTCAATCTCaacag ATGAAAACTTCTCATCTAATTGGTATGACATGGAAGCACCAGAAGTTAAGGTTGTGGCCTTAAACATAAGGGCAAAGAAGTACACCCTTCCAAATTTCCTGGAGAAGATGGATAAACTGAAGGTCATGATAGTCACAAATTACGGATTCTTCCCTGCGGAATTAAGTAACATCCGAGTTTTTGGTGCTTTATCTAATTTAAAGAGAATCAGATTGGAGCATGTTTCTCTTCCTTCCATGACCACTGTACGAATGAAGCATCTGCAAAAAGTATCCTTGGTTATGTGCAATGTTGGTCAGGTTGTTGGGAATTCTACCTTTCATTTTTCTGACGCATTTCCAAATCTCTTGGAGATCGATATTGATTATTGCAATGATCTCATGGAGTTGCCTGATGGGTTATGTGATATTGTCTCCATAAAGAAGCTCCGGATCACCAACTGCCATAAGCTGTCTATACTACCTGAGGGGATTGGTAAGCTGGTGAACTTACAAATGCTAAcgcttgcttcatgcactgaTCTGTCAGCATTACCAGACACAATTGGAAACCTGTCCAATTTAAACTTTCTGGATATATCTGAATGTCTGAACATCCAAGAATTGCCAGAACAGATTGGTGAGTTGTGCAGTTTAAAGACACTTTGCTTGAAAGGTTGCTCTATTTTTGAGCCGCCCTCATCAATTTTGAATCTTGAGAATTTAGAAGTAGTGAAATGTGATGAAGAGACAGCCTATCAATGGGAATATTTCCAGCTTGGACAGGCAAAATTTAGGATAGAAGTGATTCAAGAAGATATCAACTTATATTGGCTTCACAATCCTCATCTTTGA
- the LOC102610632 gene encoding serine/threonine-protein kinase SRK2I gives MKMDRASLTVGPAMDMPIMHDSDRYDFVRDIGSGNFGVARLMRDKVTKELVAVKYIERGDKIDGNVQREIINHRSLRHPNIVRFKEVILTPTHLAIVMEYASGGELFERICNAGRFSEDEARFFFQQLISGVSYCHAMQVCHRDLKLENTLLDGSPAPRLKICDFGYSKSSVLHSQPKSTVGTPAYIAPEVLLRQEYDGKIADVWSCGVTLYVMLVGGYPFEDPDEPKDFRKTIQRILSVQYSVPDTNPISQECRDLISRIFVADPAARITIPEIMKHQWFLKNLPADLVDEKTMSSQYEEPDQPMQSVDVIMQIIAEASIPAVGTHGLNCYMTDNLDMDDDDMDDLDSESELDIDSSGEIIYAL, from the exons ATGAAAATGGATCGCGCATCGTTGACGGTGGGGCCGGCGATGGACATGCCGATCATGCACGACAGTGACCGGTACGATTTCGTCAGAGATATCGGCTCCGGTAACTTCGGTGTGGCTCGACTCATGAGAGACAAGGTTACCAAAGAGCTTGTAGCTGTCAAGTATATCGAGAGAGGCGATAAG ATAGATGGGAATGTTCAAAGAGAAATCATCAATCATAGGTCATTGAGGCATCCTAATATTGTCAGGTTTAAAGAG GTTATTTTGACGCCCACCCATCTGGCCATTGTAATGGAATATGCATCCGGTGGGGAGCTCTTCGAGCGAATATGCAATGCTGGGCGTTTCAGTGAAGATGAA GCTCGATTCTTCTTTCAGCAACTTATATCTGGAGTCAGCTATTGCCATGCAATG CAAGTTTGCCACCGCGATTTGAAGCTGGAAAATACGTTGTTGGATGGAAGCCCAGCTCCTCGGTTAAAGATATGCGACTTTGGGTATTCCAAG TCTTCTGTGCTTCATTCTCAACCAAAATCGACGGTGGGAACTCCTGCTTATATCGCTCCAGAAGTATTGCTGAGGCAAGAGTATGATGGCAAG ATAGCAGATGTGTGGTCATGTGGTGTAACCTTATATGTGATGCTGGTGGGAGGATATCCTTTTGAGGATCCTGATGAGCCAAAGGACTTCAGAAAGACAATACAA AGAATTCTCAGTGTCCAATATTCTGTTCCAGACACTAATCCAATATCTCAAGAGTGCCGTGATCTgatttcaagaatttttgttgctgATCCTGCAGCA AGAATTACCATTCCTGAAATCATGAAGCACCAATGGTTTTTGAAGAATCTTCCAGCAGACCTAGTGGATGAAAAGACTATGAGTAGCCAGTATGAAGAGCCTGATCAACCTATGCAGAGTGTTGATGTGATCATGCAGATAATAGCAGAGGCCTCCATACCAGCAGTCGGGACTCATGGCCTTAACTGTTATATGACAGACAACCTTGACATGGATGATGACGACATGGATGACTTGGATTCTGAATCTGAGCTTGACATTGACAGTAGCGGGGAGATAATATATGCGTTGTAA